Below is a window of Candidatus Cloacimonadaceae bacterium DNA.
ACAACATTCAAACCGGAAAGTTCTTATAGTTACATACACGATAAATAACTACAATCAGATAATAGAAAGGATTTATCAAATTGCTGGTCATATCCCACCCAATATCGAAGTCCAAACATGGTTTACTTTCCTGCTATCAGAAGGAGTGAGGCCGTATCAAAATTATCTTTACTCTGATGCCAGAATAAAATCAATCGCATTCGTATGCGGTATCTCAAGTATCGGAAGAAAAAAGAGTGATATCAGACGTTATTATCTATGCAGTAACGACTTGATTTTTACAGATAAAATGGCAGATTTTATCTGTGAAGTGAATAAACTATCCTGCGGTAAAGTGATTAATCGTCTTGAGCGCGTTTATGACGCTATTTACATCGACGAAGTGCAGGACTTAGCCGGAT
It encodes the following:
- a CDS encoding UvrD-helicase domain-containing protein — protein: MNRVVIACAGARKTTELVNCALQHSNRKVLIVTYTINNYNQIIERIYQIAGHIPPNIEVQTWFTFLLSEGVRPYQNYLYSDARIKSIAFVCGISSIGRKKSDIRRYYLCSNDLIFTDKMADFICEVNKLSCGKVINRLERVYDAIYIDEVQDLAGYDLCVLELLFNSSIHMYVVGDCRQATYYTNQSRKNRDCSKTITILRCFTRALGE